From the genome of Flavobacterium luteolum, one region includes:
- the purD gene encoding phosphoribosylamine--glycine ligase, translating to MTILLLGSGGREHAFAWKMTQSPLCEKLFVVPGNAGTAAIAENVAISATDFEAVKALVLKENISLVVVGPEDPLVKGIYDYFKNDESLKNIPVIGPSKLGAQLEGSKEFAKEFLMKHNIPTAAYDSFTAETVEEGCKFLETLQPPFVLKADGLAAGKGVLIIQDLEEAKTELRNMLVHAKFGTASAKVVIEEFLDGIELSCFVLTDGKSYKILPTAKDYKRIGEGDTGLNTGGMGAVSPVPYVDAVLMEKIETRIVKPTIEGFQKDGIEYKGFVFIGLINVKGEPIVIEYNVRMGDPETEVVVPRLKSDLVELFLSVADQKLGDFNLEVDPRSATTVMVVSGGYPEDFEKGKVISGLENVTDSIVFHAGTKLDNENVVTNGGRVIAVTSYGDNFQEAIKKSYQNIDKLSFDKMYFRKDIGFDLI from the coding sequence ATGACAATTTTACTATTGGGATCAGGCGGAAGAGAGCATGCATTTGCATGGAAAATGACTCAAAGTCCGCTTTGCGAAAAACTTTTTGTAGTGCCTGGAAATGCAGGAACTGCCGCAATCGCTGAAAACGTTGCAATATCTGCAACTGATTTTGAAGCTGTAAAAGCATTAGTACTTAAAGAAAATATAAGTTTAGTAGTCGTAGGGCCAGAAGATCCGTTAGTAAAAGGTATTTATGATTATTTTAAAAACGACGAAAGTTTAAAAAATATTCCAGTTATTGGGCCATCAAAATTAGGTGCACAATTAGAGGGAAGTAAAGAATTTGCAAAAGAATTCTTGATGAAACATAATATTCCAACTGCAGCTTATGACAGTTTTACTGCTGAAACAGTCGAAGAAGGATGTAAATTCCTTGAAACCTTACAGCCTCCTTTCGTTTTAAAAGCAGACGGATTAGCGGCTGGAAAAGGTGTTTTGATTATTCAAGATCTTGAAGAAGCAAAAACAGAATTACGCAATATGCTGGTTCATGCTAAATTTGGAACAGCAAGTGCAAAAGTAGTTATCGAAGAATTTTTGGACGGAATCGAATTAAGCTGTTTCGTTTTAACTGATGGAAAAAGCTATAAAATTCTTCCAACTGCAAAAGATTACAAACGAATTGGCGAAGGTGATACAGGTTTAAACACAGGTGGAATGGGAGCAGTTTCTCCAGTTCCTTACGTAGATGCTGTTTTGATGGAAAAAATCGAAACTCGCATCGTAAAACCAACAATCGAAGGTTTCCAGAAAGACGGAATCGAATATAAAGGTTTTGTATTTATTGGACTGATTAATGTAAAAGGAGAACCAATTGTTATTGAATACAATGTGAGAATGGGTGATCCTGAAACTGAAGTTGTGGTTCCGAGACTGAAATCAGATTTAGTTGAATTGTTCTTGTCTGTTGCAGATCAAAAATTAGGAGACTTTAATTTAGAAGTTGATCCAAGAAGTGCAACAACTGTAATGGTCGTTTCTGGCGGATATCCTGAGGATTTTGAAAAAGGAAAAGTAATTTCTGGATTAGAAAATGTGACAGATTCGATAGTTTTTCACGCAGGAACAAAATTAGATAATGAAAATGTCGTTACTAATGGAGGACGTGTAATTGCTGTAACTTCTTATGGAGACAATTTCCAAGAGGCCATAAAAAAATCTTATCAAAACATAGATAAACTAAGCTTTGATAAGATGTATTTTAGAAAAGATATCGGTTTTGATTTAATCTAA
- a CDS encoding DUF6341 family protein: MTAFFEGIQYLFVNILFAPLDFLRRLELITWFGANTINWIFMIICACAIVYWIKQLRIFDDAGTENQDTTAHSFLK; the protein is encoded by the coding sequence ATGACAGCTTTTTTTGAAGGAATACAATACTTATTCGTTAACATTTTGTTTGCTCCTCTTGACTTTTTACGTCGTTTGGAATTAATTACATGGTTTGGTGCAAACACTATTAACTGGATTTTCATGATCATCTGTGCATGCGCAATCGTTTATTGGATTAAACAATTACGTATTTTTGATGACGCTGGAACAGAAAACCAAGATACTACGGCTCATTCATTTTTAAAATAA
- a CDS encoding DUF6427 family protein has translation MITSVFKKSTPLNYSLVVILILVFFFMFQIKDPSWVTSYFLAFQKVSLLCFILASFFMINFIVKKNGLSKDNGYAILFYLLFILFFPTIFNDSNVIYANFFILLALRRLISLQSLKASKEKIFDAAFWIFVASLFQFWSVLFLILVYISIIFHVSRDYRNWVLPFIAFLAVAILFYMTSLIFKFDAVAFIQERAVIDFRIDYFKNNYENAALSIYTAVALFFVTSMLMTLSNRPQIVHSSYKKIVACFFIAAFVYIVSPNKSNDLLLFSIAPLTVMATSHIEYMQQKLNNEIVYYTLIVCSLFTFFSQL, from the coding sequence ATGATAACAAGTGTTTTTAAAAAATCTACGCCATTAAATTATTCATTGGTTGTAATTTTAATACTGGTTTTCTTTTTTATGTTCCAAATTAAAGACCCTTCTTGGGTTACTTCTTATTTTTTGGCTTTTCAAAAAGTGAGTTTGTTATGCTTTATTTTGGCTTCTTTTTTTATGATTAATTTCATTGTAAAAAAGAACGGACTCAGTAAAGACAATGGTTACGCGATACTTTTTTACTTATTGTTTATTTTATTTTTTCCAACAATATTTAATGATTCAAATGTTATCTATGCCAATTTTTTTATTTTATTGGCACTTCGAAGATTGATTTCGCTGCAATCTCTGAAAGCATCAAAAGAAAAAATATTTGATGCTGCATTTTGGATTTTTGTAGCTTCTTTATTTCAATTTTGGAGCGTTCTCTTCTTAATATTGGTATATATATCCATTATTTTTCACGTTTCAAGAGATTATAGAAACTGGGTTCTTCCTTTTATAGCATTTTTAGCCGTTGCGATTTTATTTTACATGACATCATTAATTTTCAAATTTGATGCTGTAGCCTTCATTCAGGAAAGAGCTGTTATCGATTTTAGAATTGATTATTTTAAGAATAATTATGAAAATGCAGCACTTTCAATATATACCGCTGTAGCTTTGTTTTTTGTTACTTCGATGTTAATGACATTGTCAAACAGACCACAAATTGTACATTCTTCGTATAAGAAAATTGTAGCTTGCTTTTTTATAGCCGCTTTTGTTTACATCGTTTCACCAAATAAAAGCAACGATTTATTATTGTTTAGTATTGCTCCGTTAACGGTTATGGCAACAAGTCATATAGAATATATGCAGCAGAAACTGAATAACGAAATTGTTTATTATACGCTGATTGTGTGTAGTTTATTTACGTTTTTCTCTCAATTATAA
- the upp gene encoding uracil phosphoribosyltransferase produces MKIHYISENNSVLNHFLGQIRNVNVQNDSMRFRRNIERIGEIMAYELSKILPYKNVDIQTPLGIKKTTEIDTDLVLCPILRAGLPLHNGFLNYFDHAENSFVSACRFHPNNDDEFEIRVEYQAISDLNNKTVLLLDPMLATGQSIVAVHKKLIENASPTELHIIVVIAAPEGIAYLEENLPENCHLWVASLDEKLNEKNYIVPGLGDAGDLAYGSKL; encoded by the coding sequence ATGAAAATCCATTATATCTCTGAGAACAACAGTGTCTTAAATCATTTTTTAGGCCAGATCCGAAATGTAAATGTTCAAAATGACAGCATGCGTTTTCGTAGAAATATTGAACGCATTGGCGAAATTATGGCTTATGAACTAAGCAAAATTTTACCTTATAAAAATGTAGATATTCAAACCCCACTTGGAATCAAAAAAACAACAGAAATTGATACCGACTTGGTATTATGTCCTATTCTACGGGCCGGATTACCATTGCACAATGGTTTTTTAAATTATTTTGATCATGCCGAAAACAGTTTTGTATCTGCCTGTAGATTTCACCCAAACAATGATGATGAATTTGAGATTCGAGTTGAATATCAGGCAATTTCAGACTTAAATAATAAAACTGTTTTGCTTCTCGACCCAATGCTGGCTACAGGGCAATCAATTGTAGCTGTTCATAAAAAACTAATCGAAAATGCTTCTCCAACAGAACTGCATATTATAGTTGTTATCGCTGCTCCAGAAGGAATAGCCTATCTTGAGGAAAATCTTCCTGAAAACTGTCATTTATGGGTAGCTTCTCTAGACGAAAAACTAAATGAAAAAAACTACATTGTTCCTGGCCTTGGCGATGCTGGCGATCTTGCTTACGGAAGTAAATTATAA
- a CDS encoding DUF4254 domain-containing protein: MFSKLAYSVFEQSIKDYHQFDNVDQPINNPYPKDKFEHLLYLKNWIDTVQWHFEDIIRDPQIDPVAALTLKRRIDASNQERTDMVEYIDSYFLQKYRDVKVKDGAKINSESPAWAFDRLSILALKIYHMHEEANRAEASQEHRDKCQEKLNVLLEQRSDLSTAIDDLLTDIENGDKFMKVYKQMKMYNDDELNPILYQNKK; encoded by the coding sequence ATGTTTTCAAAATTAGCATATTCTGTTTTCGAGCAAAGCATCAAAGATTATCACCAATTTGATAATGTAGATCAGCCGATCAATAATCCTTATCCAAAAGATAAGTTTGAGCATTTGTTATATCTAAAAAATTGGATTGACACCGTTCAATGGCATTTTGAAGATATTATTCGTGACCCGCAAATTGATCCAGTTGCAGCATTGACTTTAAAAAGAAGAATTGATGCATCAAATCAGGAACGTACTGATATGGTGGAATATATAGATAGTTATTTTTTACAAAAATACAGAGATGTAAAAGTAAAAGATGGAGCAAAAATTAATTCTGAAAGTCCAGCTTGGGCATTTGACAGATTGTCAATTTTGGCTTTAAAGATTTATCATATGCATGAAGAAGCAAATCGTGCAGAAGCGTCTCAAGAACACAGAGATAAATGTCAAGAAAAATTAAATGTACTTTTAGAACAAAGAAGTGATTTATCAACTGCAATAGATGATTTATTGACTGACATTGAAAATGGAGATAAATTCATGAAAGTGTACAAACAAATGAAAATGTACAACGATGATGAATTGAACCCAATTTTATATCAAAATAAAAAATAA
- a CDS encoding glycosyltransferase family 9 protein, translating to MRLSAMGDVAMTVPVLRAFVKQYPEVKLTVISRPFFKPFFDGIPNLEFFAFDEKERHKGFLGLIRLYRDVKKLKIDAFADLHNVLRSKVVNLLFALSGKKRATVDKGREGKKELTREENKIFKQLPTMFERHVKVFEELGFPLDLSKPTFPEKAVLSSDILQIIGNKNQKLIGIAPFAQYDSKVYPLDLMKEVITKLAENSSYKILLFGGGKKEIEILDSLSEPFENVINMAGKIKFQQELQLISNLDVMLSMDSGNAHIAAMLGVKVITLWGATHPYAGFLPFNQSLENALTSDRNQYPKLPTSVYGNKIVEGYEDAMRTILPQQVIDKVVEQLS from the coding sequence ATGAGACTATCCGCAATGGGAGATGTCGCCATGACGGTTCCTGTTTTACGAGCTTTTGTAAAACAATACCCAGAGGTAAAATTAACGGTTATCTCACGTCCTTTTTTCAAACCGTTTTTTGACGGAATTCCGAATCTTGAATTTTTTGCTTTTGATGAAAAGGAAAGACACAAAGGTTTTCTAGGTCTTATACGCTTGTATAGAGATGTGAAAAAACTGAAAATTGATGCTTTTGCAGATCTTCACAATGTTTTACGATCTAAGGTTGTTAACTTGCTTTTCGCTTTAAGCGGAAAAAAAAGAGCAACTGTAGATAAAGGACGTGAAGGAAAAAAAGAATTGACGCGAGAAGAAAACAAAATTTTCAAACAATTGCCAACCATGTTTGAAAGACATGTAAAAGTGTTTGAAGAATTAGGTTTTCCTTTGGATTTATCGAAACCAACATTTCCTGAAAAAGCAGTTTTAAGTTCTGATATTTTGCAAATTATTGGAAATAAAAATCAAAAACTTATCGGAATTGCGCCTTTTGCTCAGTACGATTCTAAAGTTTATCCTTTAGATTTAATGAAGGAAGTAATTACAAAATTGGCTGAAAATTCATCGTACAAAATTTTACTTTTTGGCGGAGGAAAGAAAGAAATTGAAATTTTAGATTCACTCTCAGAACCTTTTGAAAATGTAATTAATATGGCTGGAAAAATTAAATTTCAGCAAGAGTTACAACTAATAAGCAATCTTGATGTAATGCTTTCTATGGATTCTGGAAACGCACATATTGCAGCAATGTTAGGTGTAAAAGTTATCACGCTTTGGGGTGCGACGCATCCGTACGCAGGATTTTTGCCATTCAATCAAAGTTTAGAAAATGCACTGACTTCAGACCGAAATCAATATCCAAAATTACCAACATCAGTTTATGGTAATAAAATTGTTGAAGGTTATGAGGATGCTATGAGGACAATTTTACCACAACAGGTTATTGACAAAGTCGTAGAGCAACTTTCATGA
- a CDS encoding ferredoxin--NADP reductase: MPSFLKLIIKEVKRETADAVSILFNVPEELKSDYKFIAGQYINLKLTLDNQEIRRAYSICSAPDSGELRIAVKAVKNGLFSQFANTKLKAGDVLEVGQPEGKFTFEPDAERQKNYAAFAAGSGITPVLSIIKSVLKNEPKSSFVLVYGNKTPESTIFHQELHDLQLQYVGRFFVHYVYSQAKAENALFGRIEKSAVNYVLNNKHKELQFDKFFLCGPEEMINTVSNVLKEKNVKESAIKFELFTSSAEEHAIQGSQEGHTKITVLVDDEETTFEMSKKQTILDAALKQGVDAPYSCQGGICSSCLGRVTAGSAEMTKNSILTDSEIAEGLILTCQAHPTSETIYIDYDDV; encoded by the coding sequence ATGCCTTCATTCTTAAAACTTATTATTAAAGAGGTTAAAAGAGAAACTGCAGATGCTGTTTCTATTCTTTTTAATGTTCCTGAAGAACTAAAATCTGACTATAAATTTATAGCTGGTCAATATATCAATTTAAAATTAACTCTTGATAACCAAGAAATTAGACGTGCTTATTCTATTTGCTCTGCACCTGATAGCGGCGAATTAAGAATTGCTGTAAAGGCTGTAAAAAATGGTCTTTTTTCTCAGTTTGCTAATACAAAACTGAAAGCAGGAGATGTTCTTGAAGTAGGTCAGCCAGAAGGTAAATTTACTTTTGAACCAGATGCCGAAAGACAAAAAAATTACGCGGCATTTGCTGCAGGAAGCGGAATTACTCCGGTTCTTTCTATCATAAAATCTGTTCTTAAAAATGAGCCAAAGAGTTCATTTGTATTGGTTTATGGAAACAAAACTCCTGAAAGTACAATCTTTCATCAAGAACTTCATGATTTACAATTGCAATATGTAGGCAGATTTTTTGTGCATTATGTATACAGTCAAGCAAAAGCTGAAAATGCTTTATTTGGAAGAATTGAAAAATCGGCTGTGAATTATGTTTTAAACAACAAACACAAAGAACTTCAATTTGATAAGTTTTTCCTTTGCGGACCAGAAGAAATGATTAATACTGTTTCTAATGTTTTGAAAGAGAAAAATGTAAAAGAGTCTGCTATCAAATTTGAATTATTTACCTCTTCTGCAGAAGAACATGCAATTCAAGGTTCTCAAGAAGGACATACAAAAATTACTGTTTTGGTAGACGATGAGGAAACTACTTTCGAAATGTCTAAAAAACAAACTATTCTTGATGCAGCTTTAAAACAAGGTGTTGATGCTCCTTATTCTTGCCAGGGCGGAATTTGCAGCAGCTGTCTAGGGCGTGTTACCGCAGGAAGTGCCGAAATGACGAAAAATTCTATTTTAACAGATAGTGAAATTGCTGAAGGCTTAATTTTAACTTGCCAAGCACATCCAACATCAGAAACTATTTATATTGATTACGACGACGTCTAG
- a CDS encoding DUF5687 family protein — translation MIKKFIYLEWKAFIRSASFGKNLTMKIIIGFLMIYFSLIFISMGVGAFYLLKEMKLEPLVTVNKFLIYYFLSDLVIRLLLQSIPVLNIKPLLVLPLKKTTIVHFSLGKTILSFFNWIHALFFIPFTVVLILNGYDVVQIIFWHLGVMSIIYINNFLNIILSNIDKLFTLFLVLIVALGLAQYYQLFNITVFTTPFFQSFYDIDGLFLIPILVLIVLHIFTFKYFERNLYLDAGLSVKQDEASTENLSWLNQFGTLGTFLKNDIKLIKRNKRSKTTIVMSVIFLFYGLIFFGNTHQPQAMQIFAGIFVSGGFLFVFGQFVPSWDSSYYQLMMTQNIPYRGYITAKWWLIVIATFISTILASFYLLFGWESYLTIIIGAIYNIGVNSHLVLLGGAFTKTPIDLSSAGGAFGDKKAFNVNAMLLSLPKVFLPVLLYWLGLHYGNKTVALSLVAGAGILGFIFKEKVFSIIEKRYKMEKYSTISAYKQKG, via the coding sequence ATGATTAAGAAGTTTATTTATCTCGAATGGAAAGCTTTTATTAGATCGGCATCTTTCGGTAAAAATCTGACAATGAAAATTATAATAGGTTTTTTAATGATCTATTTTTCATTAATTTTTATTAGTATGGGAGTTGGGGCATTTTATTTGCTCAAAGAAATGAAATTGGAACCATTGGTAACCGTAAATAAATTTCTGATTTACTATTTTTTATCTGATTTAGTAATTAGGTTGCTATTGCAGTCAATTCCTGTTCTGAATATTAAGCCATTATTGGTTCTTCCTTTAAAAAAAACAACGATTGTTCATTTTTCTTTAGGCAAAACGATTTTATCTTTCTTTAACTGGATTCATGCATTATTTTTTATTCCGTTTACAGTTGTCTTAATTTTAAACGGATATGACGTTGTTCAAATTATTTTTTGGCATTTAGGAGTAATGTCAATAATCTACATTAACAATTTTCTAAATATTATTTTAAGCAATATTGACAAACTATTTACTTTGTTTTTGGTACTTATTGTGGCTTTAGGATTGGCGCAGTATTATCAATTATTTAATATTACCGTATTTACGACTCCATTTTTTCAAAGTTTTTACGACATAGACGGCCTGTTTTTAATTCCAATCCTGGTATTAATTGTATTGCACATTTTTACTTTTAAATACTTTGAAAGAAATTTATATCTCGATGCAGGACTTTCTGTAAAACAAGATGAAGCTTCTACAGAAAATCTTTCTTGGCTAAATCAGTTTGGGACTTTAGGCACTTTTCTTAAAAACGATATCAAACTCATTAAAAGAAATAAAAGATCCAAAACCACTATTGTAATGAGTGTGATATTTTTATTCTATGGATTGATTTTTTTTGGAAATACACACCAGCCACAGGCCATGCAAATCTTTGCAGGAATATTTGTTTCAGGAGGATTTCTGTTTGTTTTTGGGCAATTTGTTCCAAGCTGGGATAGTTCGTATTATCAATTAATGATGACACAAAATATTCCGTATAGAGGTTATATTACTGCCAAATGGTGGCTTATTGTTATTGCAACTTTTATCTCGACTATACTGGCTTCTTTTTATCTTCTTTTTGGATGGGAATCTTACTTAACTATTATAATTGGAGCAATCTATAATATTGGTGTAAACTCACATTTAGTACTTTTAGGCGGTGCATTTACAAAAACGCCTATTGATTTAAGTAGTGCTGGCGGTGCTTTTGGAGATAAAAAAGCGTTTAATGTAAATGCAATGCTCCTTTCGCTTCCTAAAGTTTTTTTACCAGTGCTATTATATTGGCTTGGATTACATTATGGAAATAAGACTGTAGCATTGAGCTTGGTTGCGGGAGCTGGTATCTTGGGTTTTATATTTAAAGAAAAAGTATTTTCAATAATCGAAAAGAGGTATAAAATGGAAAAGTACAGTACAATAAGTGCTTATAAACAAAAGGGTTAA
- a CDS encoding ABC transporter ATP-binding protein, which translates to MIQVNQLSKIYNGTTVLNISNLEIPKGQSFGLVGNNGAGKTTFFSLLLDLIQPSTGYIKSNDIQVNTSENWKSFTGSFLDENFLIGYLTPEEYFYFIGDLRNQNKADIDALLAKHEEFFNGEILKNKKYLRDLSKGNQKKVGIIATLIGNPEVVILDEPFANLDPTTVSRLKKIIRELADNPNVTVLVSSHDLQHTVEVCDRIVALNKGEIVKDIQTSKETLQELEMFFAV; encoded by the coding sequence ATGATACAAGTAAATCAGCTTTCAAAAATATATAACGGAACAACAGTTTTAAACATTAGCAATTTAGAAATTCCTAAAGGACAAAGTTTTGGTTTGGTAGGAAATAATGGGGCAGGAAAAACAACTTTTTTCAGCTTGCTTTTAGATCTTATTCAACCTTCTACTGGATATATAAAAAGTAATGATATTCAAGTGAATACAAGTGAAAACTGGAAATCGTTTACAGGTTCTTTTTTAGATGAAAATTTCCTTATCGGCTATTTAACGCCAGAAGAATATTTCTATTTTATTGGAGATTTAAGAAATCAGAACAAAGCAGATATTGATGCATTGTTGGCGAAACATGAAGAGTTTTTTAACGGTGAAATTTTAAAGAACAAAAAATATCTTCGTGATTTGTCTAAAGGAAATCAGAAAAAAGTAGGAATCATTGCAACGCTTATTGGAAACCCAGAAGTTGTAATTTTAGACGAGCCGTTTGCAAATTTGGATCCAACAACAGTTAGCCGATTAAAAAAAATAATTAGAGAATTAGCCGATAATCCGAATGTAACAGTTTTGGTTTCAAGCCATGATTTACAGCACACTGTAGAGGTTTGTGATAGAATTGTTGCCCTTAATAAAGGCGAGATTGTCAAAGACATTCAGACCTCAAAAGAGACCTTACAAGAACTAGAAATGTTTTTTGCTGTGTAA
- a CDS encoding tetratricopeptide repeat protein: MKKNTFKYSFTLVFLFFLIACSTKKNTFLSRSSHSIGTKYNILYNGGIGLDKGLQSIQANNEDNFWKMLPIEKMQFDENFSEGEKAKNPDFEKAETKATKAIQKHSMNIGGRERNWQMDEAYLMLGKARYYDQRFIPAIEAFNYILYKYPESNNIYTAKIWREKTNMRLGNDAIALKNIKILLKKTDLDKQTYADANALLAEAFLNLEQKDSAVSRLRVAEQFTKSNEERARYRFILGQMYQAEGKRDSAIYFYDAVIDLNRKADRKYMMHAYSKKAQMFDYENGNQDLFIEAYNKLVENRENRPYYDILFYEMGVFFDKNKDQENALLFYNKSLGRKSKDPYLMASAYRNIGNMYFKNTDYSMAAKYYDSTLVKLDPKTREFAYIEKNRKNLDDVIKYEAIAKRNDSIIKVYNLPPNEKKDYFENYIAELKKKDEAKRLLEEKEKERLANIDRNSQAEFSGNGAVNPNSLGKPVEPEGNGMPPGSNDNASTFYFYNPTTVAYGKLQFKKMWGSRTMGGNWRLAGVRSANDAALNDTINTKEVANALKDTIVPEKYTVAYYVEQLPTSQEAMDSIGKERNFSYYQLGLIYKEKFKEYNLASDKLEQLLQNNPEEKLVLPSMYNLYKIYQITNPARAEAIKSEISSKYPDSRYAHILNNKEDDPNSSPDKEYQKWYKLFEEEKFDEVLANIDNLINQYSGDDIVSKYELLKANTLGKVNGLEAYKKGLENVADNYPNSEEGKNAREILEKQVPVLEKLSFTTTDTKNWKILYRVSKNDTKAVKRIEEAIRVFLLVENYERLTTSLDKYNKTESFVVIHGLKSEAYANDIAGVFRDDKKYKIPDQAIIISNDNYKIVQIKKNLDAYLTPKTP, encoded by the coding sequence TTGAAGAAGAATACTTTTAAATATAGTTTTACTCTCGTTTTTTTATTCTTTTTGATAGCTTGTTCTACCAAAAAAAATACTTTTTTGTCTCGAAGTTCTCATTCGATTGGAACAAAATATAACATCCTTTACAACGGCGGAATTGGCCTTGACAAAGGTTTACAATCTATTCAGGCCAATAATGAAGATAATTTTTGGAAAATGCTGCCGATTGAAAAAATGCAGTTTGACGAAAATTTTTCTGAAGGTGAAAAAGCTAAAAATCCTGATTTTGAAAAAGCAGAAACTAAAGCTACAAAAGCCATCCAAAAACACTCCATGAATATTGGTGGAAGGGAAAGAAACTGGCAGATGGATGAAGCGTATCTTATGCTTGGAAAAGCTAGATATTATGATCAGCGTTTTATTCCGGCAATTGAAGCATTCAATTACATTTTATACAAATATCCAGAAAGTAATAATATTTATACCGCAAAAATCTGGCGAGAAAAAACCAATATGCGTTTAGGTAACGATGCAATCGCGCTTAAGAATATTAAAATTTTACTTAAAAAAACAGATTTAGACAAACAGACTTATGCCGATGCTAATGCCCTTTTGGCTGAAGCTTTTTTAAATCTGGAACAAAAAGACAGCGCTGTATCTAGACTTAGGGTTGCAGAACAATTTACAAAAAGTAACGAAGAACGAGCAAGATATCGTTTTATACTTGGCCAAATGTATCAGGCAGAAGGAAAACGTGACAGCGCGATTTATTTCTACGACGCCGTTATTGATTTAAACAGAAAGGCAGATCGTAAGTATATGATGCATGCTTACTCGAAAAAAGCACAGATGTTTGATTATGAAAATGGTAATCAGGATTTGTTTATTGAAGCTTATAATAAGCTGGTAGAAAATCGAGAAAACCGCCCTTACTATGATATCTTATTTTATGAAATGGGAGTTTTCTTTGATAAAAATAAAGATCAGGAAAATGCACTTTTATTTTACAATAAATCTTTAGGCAGAAAATCAAAAGATCCATATTTAATGGCTTCTGCCTACAGAAATATTGGAAATATGTATTTTAAAAATACAGATTACTCAATGGCAGCCAAGTATTATGACAGTACTTTGGTAAAACTGGATCCAAAAACCAGAGAATTCGCTTATATAGAAAAAAACAGAAAAAATCTTGACGACGTAATTAAATACGAGGCGATTGCAAAACGTAATGATAGTATTATTAAGGTATACAACTTACCGCCGAACGAAAAGAAAGATTATTTTGAAAACTATATAGCTGAACTTAAAAAGAAAGATGAAGCAAAACGTCTTTTAGAAGAAAAAGAAAAAGAGCGATTAGCCAATATTGATCGAAATTCCCAAGCAGAGTTTTCAGGAAACGGAGCCGTCAATCCTAATTCTTTAGGTAAACCAGTAGAACCAGAAGGAAATGGAATGCCTCCAGGAAGTAACGATAATGCAAGTACATTTTACTTTTATAACCCAACAACGGTTGCTTACGGAAAACTGCAATTTAAAAAAATGTGGGGAAGCAGAACAATGGGCGGAAATTGGAGATTGGCAGGAGTTCGATCTGCAAACGATGCCGCTTTGAATGATACTATTAATACGAAAGAAGTTGCCAACGCACTGAAAGATACCATTGTTCCTGAAAAATATACTGTAGCCTATTATGTAGAACAACTTCCAACTTCGCAAGAAGCTATGGATAGTATTGGTAAAGAACGTAATTTTTCATACTATCAATTAGGACTTATATATAAGGAGAAGTTTAAAGAATATAATCTGGCTAGTGACAAACTAGAACAGTTGCTTCAAAATAATCCAGAAGAAAAACTGGTGCTGCCTTCTATGTATAATTTGTATAAAATTTATCAAATTACAAATCCAGCAAGAGCAGAAGCTATTAAATCAGAGATTTCTTCGAAATATCCAGATTCGAGATATGCCCATATTTTAAATAATAAAGAAGACGATCCAAATTCTAGTCCCGATAAAGAATATCAGAAATGGTATAAACTTTTTGAAGAAGAAAAATTCGACGAGGTCCTAGCCAATATTGATAACCTGATTAACCAATATTCGGGAGATGATATCGTATCGAAATACGAATTGCTAAAAGCCAATACTTTAGGAAAAGTAAATGGATTGGAAGCATATAAAAAAGGTCTTGAAAATGTAGCAGACAATTATCCAAATAGTGAAGAAGGTAAAAATGCAAGAGAAATTCTAGAAAAACAAGTGCCAGTTCTAGAAAAACTTAGTTTTACAACAACCGATACTAAAAATTGGAAAATATTATATCGTGTTTCTAAGAACGATACAAAAGCGGTTAAAAGAATTGAAGAAGCAATCAGAGTATTTTTATTAGTTGAAAATTACGAAAGATTAACAACATCTTTGGATAAATACAATAAAACAGAAAGTTTTGTAGTTATTCATGGTTTAAAATCTGAGGCTTACGCAAATGATATTGCTGGAGTTTTCAGAGATGATAAGAAATATAAAATCCCAGATCAAGCAATAATAATATCAAATGATAATTACAAAATCGTTCAAATCAAAAAGAATTTGGACGCATATTTGACCCCGAAAACCCCTTAA